A single region of the Drosophila miranda strain MSH22 chromosome 2, D.miranda_PacBio2.1, whole genome shotgun sequence genome encodes:
- the LOC108155997 gene encoding protein single-minded isoform X1, with product MTNQRKVRKDSYESRLHDIAKTCAMKEKSKNAARTRREKENTEFCELAKLLPLPAAITSQLDKASVIRLTTSYLKMRQVFPDGLGEAWGSSPAMQRGATIKELGSHLLQTLDGFIFVVAPDGKIMYISETASVHLGLSQVELTGNSIFEYIHSYDQDEMNAILSLHPHMHQHPLAQTHTPIGSPNGVQHPSVYGHDRGSHTIEIEKTFFLRMKCVLAKRNAGLTTSGFKVIHCSGYLKARIYPDCGDGQGSLIQNLGLVAVGHSLPSSAITEIKLHQNMFMFRAKLDMKLIFFDARVSQLTGYEPQDLIEKTLYQYIHAADIMAMRCSHQILLYKGQVTTKYYRFLTKGGGWVWVQSYATLVHNSRSSREVFIVSVNYVLSEREVKDLVLNEIQTGAVKREPISPAAQAAAAAAAAQAVASVPVPVPVPVSVSLPVPVPVVVPQCASVAAPAPGTPVSLALSASPKLDPYFEPELPLSVQPQPPNAVTPVPANNNPSSNNNNGVWHHHQMQQQQQQQQGGSMDHDSLSYTQLYPPLNDLVVSSSSSVGGGTGSSAGGGSSASASSSGVYSTEMQYPDTTTGSLYYNNNNHYYYDFDATVDVATSMIRPFSANSNSCSSSSESERQHSTGNASIVNGTSPSQTTYSDLSHNFELSYFSDNSSQQQQQQQHLMDHQHLQQQQHQRLQTQQQQQQQHQQYQQSQYGMPHHQQQQQQQQQQQQQQQRVVSDFAESFKSVNAAAAAAAVVATPHYTSVIVEPQHYIPNDFVH from the exons ATGACAAACCAACGCAAAGTCCGCAAGGATTCTTACGAGAGCAGATTGCACG ATATAGCCAAAACGTGTGCCATGAAGGAGAAAAGCAAAAATGCGGCACGCACGCGACGTGAAAAGGAAAACACGGAATTCTGCGAATTGGCCAAATTATTGCCACTGCCAGCGGCGATTACATCACAGCTGGACAAGGCCTCCGTCATCCGGCTGACCACATCCTATTTGAAAATGCGCCAAGTGTTTCCCGATG GACTCGGCGAAGCTTGGGGCTCCTCGCCGGCCATGCAGCGCGGGGCCACCATCAAGGAGCTGGGCTCCCATCTGCTGCAGACGCTGGACGGCTTCATCTTTGTGGTGGCGCCGGATGGCAAAATCATGTACATCTCGGAAACGGCCTCCGTGCACTTGGGTCTTAGTCAG gtggagctgACGGGAAACTCGATATTCGAGTACATACACAGCTACGATCAGGACGAGATGAATGCCATACTGTCGCTCCATCCGCACATGCACCAGCATCCA CTCGCACAGACGCACACGCCCATCGGAAGTCCCAATGGTGTCCAGCACCCGTCCGTCTACGGCCACGACCGCGGCTCGCACACCATCGAGATCGAGAAGACCTTCTTCCTCCGCATGAAGTGTGTCCTGGCCAAGAGGAACGCGGGCCTCACCACCTCCGGCTTCAAG GTGATACACTGCTCTGGCTATCTGAAGGCTCGCATCTATCCCGACTGTGGGGATGGACAGGGCAGCCTGATACAGAATCTCGGCCTGGTGGCCGTGGGTCACTCGCTGCCTTCCTCTGCCATTACAGAAATCAAACTGCACCAGAACATGTTCATGTTTCGGGCGAAGCTGGACATGAAACTGATCTTCTTCGATGCGCG AGTATCGCAGCTAACCGGATACGAGCCGCAGGACCTCATTGAGAAGACGCTGTACCAGTACATCCATGCCGCGGACATCATGGCCATGCGCTGCTCCCATCAAATCC TGCTGTACAAAGGACAAGTTACCACCAAATATTACCGCTTCCTGACCAAGGGCGGCGGCTGGGTCTGGGTGCAATCCTACGCCACGCTGGTGCACAACTCGCGCTCCTCGCGCGAGGTCTTCATTGTGAGCGTCAACTACGTGCTGAGCGAACGAGAGGTCAAAGACTTGGTGCTGAACGAGATTCAGACGGGCGCGGTGAAGCGGGAGCCGATCTCGCCGGCAGCCCAGGCAGccgcagcggcggcggcggctcaAGCGGTTGCCTCCGtccccgttcccgttcccgtaCCCGTATCAGTATCcttgcccgtgcccgtgccagTGGTGGTGCCACAGTGTGCGAGTGTAGCGGCTCCGGCGCCGGGCACGCCGGTCAGCCTGGCCCTGAGTGCCAGTCCCAAGCTGGATCCCTACTTTGAGCCGGAACTACCGCTCTCCGTGCAGCCGCAGCCGCCCAATGCCGTCACGCCCGTGCCGGCCAACAACAAtcccagcagcaacaacaacaatgggGTGTGGCACCATCACcagatgcagcagcaacaacagcagcagcagggagGCAGCATGGACCACGACAGCCTCAGCTACACGCAGCTGTACCCGCCGCTGAACGACCTGGTGGtcagctccagcagcagtgTGGGCGGGGGCACAGGCTCCAGCGCCGGCGGCGGATCAAGTGCCTCAGCTTCGTCGTCCGGGGTCTACTCCACGGAGATGCAGTATCCGGACACCACAACGGGCAGCCTgtactacaacaacaacaaccactaCTACTACGACTTCGATGCCACTGTGGACGTGGCCACCTCCATGATCCGCCCCTTCTCGGCCAACTCGAACAGCTGTTCGAGCAGCTCGGAGAGCGAGCGCCAACACTCCACAGGCAACGCGTCGATCGTGAACGGCACCTCGCCATCGCAGACCACCTACAGCGATCTGAGCCACAACTTCGAGCTGAGCTACTTCTCCGACAACAgttcgcagcagcagcagcagcaacagcatctgATGGATCATCAGCacttgcaacagcaacagcatcagcGTCTGCAgacgcaacagcaacagcagcagcagcaccaacaatACCAACAGTCACAGTACGGAATGCCCcaccatcaacagcagcagcagcagcagcaacagcaacagcagcagcaacaacgggTTGTCAGCGACTTTGCCGAGAGTTTCAAGAGCGTGAATGCCGCTGCGGCGGCCGCGGCGGTGGTGGCCACGCCCCATTACACCAGTGTGATTGTGGAGCCGCAGCACTATATACCCAACGATTTTGTGCATTAG
- the LOC108155997 gene encoding protein single-minded isoform X2, producing the protein MDPKNIAKTCAMKEKSKNAARTRREKENTEFCELAKLLPLPAAITSQLDKASVIRLTTSYLKMRQVFPDGLGEAWGSSPAMQRGATIKELGSHLLQTLDGFIFVVAPDGKIMYISETASVHLGLSQVELTGNSIFEYIHSYDQDEMNAILSLHPHMHQHPLAQTHTPIGSPNGVQHPSVYGHDRGSHTIEIEKTFFLRMKCVLAKRNAGLTTSGFKVIHCSGYLKARIYPDCGDGQGSLIQNLGLVAVGHSLPSSAITEIKLHQNMFMFRAKLDMKLIFFDARVSQLTGYEPQDLIEKTLYQYIHAADIMAMRCSHQILLYKGQVTTKYYRFLTKGGGWVWVQSYATLVHNSRSSREVFIVSVNYVLSEREVKDLVLNEIQTGAVKREPISPAAQAAAAAAAAQAVASVPVPVPVPVSVSLPVPVPVVVPQCASVAAPAPGTPVSLALSASPKLDPYFEPELPLSVQPQPPNAVTPVPANNNPSSNNNNGVWHHHQMQQQQQQQQGGSMDHDSLSYTQLYPPLNDLVVSSSSSVGGGTGSSAGGGSSASASSSGVYSTEMQYPDTTTGSLYYNNNNHYYYDFDATVDVATSMIRPFSANSNSCSSSSESERQHSTGNASIVNGTSPSQTTYSDLSHNFELSYFSDNSSQQQQQQQHLMDHQHLQQQQHQRLQTQQQQQQQHQQYQQSQYGMPHHQQQQQQQQQQQQQQQRVVSDFAESFKSVNAAAAAAAVVATPHYTSVIVEPQHYIPNDFVH; encoded by the exons ATATAGCCAAAACGTGTGCCATGAAGGAGAAAAGCAAAAATGCGGCACGCACGCGACGTGAAAAGGAAAACACGGAATTCTGCGAATTGGCCAAATTATTGCCACTGCCAGCGGCGATTACATCACAGCTGGACAAGGCCTCCGTCATCCGGCTGACCACATCCTATTTGAAAATGCGCCAAGTGTTTCCCGATG GACTCGGCGAAGCTTGGGGCTCCTCGCCGGCCATGCAGCGCGGGGCCACCATCAAGGAGCTGGGCTCCCATCTGCTGCAGACGCTGGACGGCTTCATCTTTGTGGTGGCGCCGGATGGCAAAATCATGTACATCTCGGAAACGGCCTCCGTGCACTTGGGTCTTAGTCAG gtggagctgACGGGAAACTCGATATTCGAGTACATACACAGCTACGATCAGGACGAGATGAATGCCATACTGTCGCTCCATCCGCACATGCACCAGCATCCA CTCGCACAGACGCACACGCCCATCGGAAGTCCCAATGGTGTCCAGCACCCGTCCGTCTACGGCCACGACCGCGGCTCGCACACCATCGAGATCGAGAAGACCTTCTTCCTCCGCATGAAGTGTGTCCTGGCCAAGAGGAACGCGGGCCTCACCACCTCCGGCTTCAAG GTGATACACTGCTCTGGCTATCTGAAGGCTCGCATCTATCCCGACTGTGGGGATGGACAGGGCAGCCTGATACAGAATCTCGGCCTGGTGGCCGTGGGTCACTCGCTGCCTTCCTCTGCCATTACAGAAATCAAACTGCACCAGAACATGTTCATGTTTCGGGCGAAGCTGGACATGAAACTGATCTTCTTCGATGCGCG AGTATCGCAGCTAACCGGATACGAGCCGCAGGACCTCATTGAGAAGACGCTGTACCAGTACATCCATGCCGCGGACATCATGGCCATGCGCTGCTCCCATCAAATCC TGCTGTACAAAGGACAAGTTACCACCAAATATTACCGCTTCCTGACCAAGGGCGGCGGCTGGGTCTGGGTGCAATCCTACGCCACGCTGGTGCACAACTCGCGCTCCTCGCGCGAGGTCTTCATTGTGAGCGTCAACTACGTGCTGAGCGAACGAGAGGTCAAAGACTTGGTGCTGAACGAGATTCAGACGGGCGCGGTGAAGCGGGAGCCGATCTCGCCGGCAGCCCAGGCAGccgcagcggcggcggcggctcaAGCGGTTGCCTCCGtccccgttcccgttcccgtaCCCGTATCAGTATCcttgcccgtgcccgtgccagTGGTGGTGCCACAGTGTGCGAGTGTAGCGGCTCCGGCGCCGGGCACGCCGGTCAGCCTGGCCCTGAGTGCCAGTCCCAAGCTGGATCCCTACTTTGAGCCGGAACTACCGCTCTCCGTGCAGCCGCAGCCGCCCAATGCCGTCACGCCCGTGCCGGCCAACAACAAtcccagcagcaacaacaacaatgggGTGTGGCACCATCACcagatgcagcagcaacaacagcagcagcagggagGCAGCATGGACCACGACAGCCTCAGCTACACGCAGCTGTACCCGCCGCTGAACGACCTGGTGGtcagctccagcagcagtgTGGGCGGGGGCACAGGCTCCAGCGCCGGCGGCGGATCAAGTGCCTCAGCTTCGTCGTCCGGGGTCTACTCCACGGAGATGCAGTATCCGGACACCACAACGGGCAGCCTgtactacaacaacaacaaccactaCTACTACGACTTCGATGCCACTGTGGACGTGGCCACCTCCATGATCCGCCCCTTCTCGGCCAACTCGAACAGCTGTTCGAGCAGCTCGGAGAGCGAGCGCCAACACTCCACAGGCAACGCGTCGATCGTGAACGGCACCTCGCCATCGCAGACCACCTACAGCGATCTGAGCCACAACTTCGAGCTGAGCTACTTCTCCGACAACAgttcgcagcagcagcagcagcaacagcatctgATGGATCATCAGCacttgcaacagcaacagcatcagcGTCTGCAgacgcaacagcaacagcagcagcagcaccaacaatACCAACAGTCACAGTACGGAATGCCCcaccatcaacagcagcagcagcagcagcaacagcaacagcagcagcaacaacgggTTGTCAGCGACTTTGCCGAGAGTTTCAAGAGCGTGAATGCCGCTGCGGCGGCCGCGGCGGTGGTGGCCACGCCCCATTACACCAGTGTGATTGTGGAGCCGCAGCACTATATACCCAACGATTTTGTGCATTAG
- the LOC108155997 gene encoding protein single-minded isoform X3, with protein sequence MKEKSKNAARTRREKENTEFCELAKLLPLPAAITSQLDKASVIRLTTSYLKMRQVFPDGLGEAWGSSPAMQRGATIKELGSHLLQTLDGFIFVVAPDGKIMYISETASVHLGLSQVELTGNSIFEYIHSYDQDEMNAILSLHPHMHQHPLAQTHTPIGSPNGVQHPSVYGHDRGSHTIEIEKTFFLRMKCVLAKRNAGLTTSGFKVIHCSGYLKARIYPDCGDGQGSLIQNLGLVAVGHSLPSSAITEIKLHQNMFMFRAKLDMKLIFFDARVSQLTGYEPQDLIEKTLYQYIHAADIMAMRCSHQILLYKGQVTTKYYRFLTKGGGWVWVQSYATLVHNSRSSREVFIVSVNYVLSEREVKDLVLNEIQTGAVKREPISPAAQAAAAAAAAQAVASVPVPVPVPVSVSLPVPVPVVVPQCASVAAPAPGTPVSLALSASPKLDPYFEPELPLSVQPQPPNAVTPVPANNNPSSNNNNGVWHHHQMQQQQQQQQGGSMDHDSLSYTQLYPPLNDLVVSSSSSVGGGTGSSAGGGSSASASSSGVYSTEMQYPDTTTGSLYYNNNNHYYYDFDATVDVATSMIRPFSANSNSCSSSSESERQHSTGNASIVNGTSPSQTTYSDLSHNFELSYFSDNSSQQQQQQQHLMDHQHLQQQQHQRLQTQQQQQQQHQQYQQSQYGMPHHQQQQQQQQQQQQQQQRVVSDFAESFKSVNAAAAAAAVVATPHYTSVIVEPQHYIPNDFVH encoded by the exons ATGAAGGAGAAAAGCAAAAATGCGGCACGCACGCGACGTGAAAAGGAAAACACGGAATTCTGCGAATTGGCCAAATTATTGCCACTGCCAGCGGCGATTACATCACAGCTGGACAAGGCCTCCGTCATCCGGCTGACCACATCCTATTTGAAAATGCGCCAAGTGTTTCCCGATG GACTCGGCGAAGCTTGGGGCTCCTCGCCGGCCATGCAGCGCGGGGCCACCATCAAGGAGCTGGGCTCCCATCTGCTGCAGACGCTGGACGGCTTCATCTTTGTGGTGGCGCCGGATGGCAAAATCATGTACATCTCGGAAACGGCCTCCGTGCACTTGGGTCTTAGTCAG gtggagctgACGGGAAACTCGATATTCGAGTACATACACAGCTACGATCAGGACGAGATGAATGCCATACTGTCGCTCCATCCGCACATGCACCAGCATCCA CTCGCACAGACGCACACGCCCATCGGAAGTCCCAATGGTGTCCAGCACCCGTCCGTCTACGGCCACGACCGCGGCTCGCACACCATCGAGATCGAGAAGACCTTCTTCCTCCGCATGAAGTGTGTCCTGGCCAAGAGGAACGCGGGCCTCACCACCTCCGGCTTCAAG GTGATACACTGCTCTGGCTATCTGAAGGCTCGCATCTATCCCGACTGTGGGGATGGACAGGGCAGCCTGATACAGAATCTCGGCCTGGTGGCCGTGGGTCACTCGCTGCCTTCCTCTGCCATTACAGAAATCAAACTGCACCAGAACATGTTCATGTTTCGGGCGAAGCTGGACATGAAACTGATCTTCTTCGATGCGCG AGTATCGCAGCTAACCGGATACGAGCCGCAGGACCTCATTGAGAAGACGCTGTACCAGTACATCCATGCCGCGGACATCATGGCCATGCGCTGCTCCCATCAAATCC TGCTGTACAAAGGACAAGTTACCACCAAATATTACCGCTTCCTGACCAAGGGCGGCGGCTGGGTCTGGGTGCAATCCTACGCCACGCTGGTGCACAACTCGCGCTCCTCGCGCGAGGTCTTCATTGTGAGCGTCAACTACGTGCTGAGCGAACGAGAGGTCAAAGACTTGGTGCTGAACGAGATTCAGACGGGCGCGGTGAAGCGGGAGCCGATCTCGCCGGCAGCCCAGGCAGccgcagcggcggcggcggctcaAGCGGTTGCCTCCGtccccgttcccgttcccgtaCCCGTATCAGTATCcttgcccgtgcccgtgccagTGGTGGTGCCACAGTGTGCGAGTGTAGCGGCTCCGGCGCCGGGCACGCCGGTCAGCCTGGCCCTGAGTGCCAGTCCCAAGCTGGATCCCTACTTTGAGCCGGAACTACCGCTCTCCGTGCAGCCGCAGCCGCCCAATGCCGTCACGCCCGTGCCGGCCAACAACAAtcccagcagcaacaacaacaatgggGTGTGGCACCATCACcagatgcagcagcaacaacagcagcagcagggagGCAGCATGGACCACGACAGCCTCAGCTACACGCAGCTGTACCCGCCGCTGAACGACCTGGTGGtcagctccagcagcagtgTGGGCGGGGGCACAGGCTCCAGCGCCGGCGGCGGATCAAGTGCCTCAGCTTCGTCGTCCGGGGTCTACTCCACGGAGATGCAGTATCCGGACACCACAACGGGCAGCCTgtactacaacaacaacaaccactaCTACTACGACTTCGATGCCACTGTGGACGTGGCCACCTCCATGATCCGCCCCTTCTCGGCCAACTCGAACAGCTGTTCGAGCAGCTCGGAGAGCGAGCGCCAACACTCCACAGGCAACGCGTCGATCGTGAACGGCACCTCGCCATCGCAGACCACCTACAGCGATCTGAGCCACAACTTCGAGCTGAGCTACTTCTCCGACAACAgttcgcagcagcagcagcagcaacagcatctgATGGATCATCAGCacttgcaacagcaacagcatcagcGTCTGCAgacgcaacagcaacagcagcagcagcaccaacaatACCAACAGTCACAGTACGGAATGCCCcaccatcaacagcagcagcagcagcagcaacagcaacagcagcagcaacaacgggTTGTCAGCGACTTTGCCGAGAGTTTCAAGAGCGTGAATGCCGCTGCGGCGGCCGCGGCGGTGGTGGCCACGCCCCATTACACCAGTGTGATTGTGGAGCCGCAGCACTATATACCCAACGATTTTGTGCATTAG
- the LOC108154508 gene encoding uncharacterized protein LOC108154508 codes for MWQSVTMDRKLIFVVPLLLWQLVQIPGSTGGYSGFEIAEEITTVRQYLPGPIRMQRTEGRTRNTLSIDQENATFNGEMVDNYCCFWVYQKHPAIPENWEHRAEYPWDFVLNGIFVKNQRNYTDPDPVH; via the exons ATGTGGCAGTCTGTCACTATGGATCGAAAGCTGATATTCGTGG TTCCACTGCTCCTCTGGCAGTTGGTACAAATCCCTGGCTCGACGGGGGGCTACAGTGGCTTTGAGATAGCAGAGGAAATAACGACTGTACGTCAATACTTGCCGGGACCTATAAGGATGCAGAGAACTGAAGGACGGACTCGAAACACTTTGTCAATCGATCAAGAGAATGCTACATTTAATGGGGAAATGGTGGATAACTACTGTTGCTTCTGGGTGTATCAGAAGCATCCAGCGATTCCCGAGAACTGGGAGCATCGCGCAGAGTATCCCTGGGATTTTGTACTCAATGGAATTTTTGTGAAGAATCAACGAAACTATACCGATCCCGATCCAGTCCATTAG